The sequence below is a genomic window from Candidatus Paceibacterota bacterium.
CTGATGGTTGTTGTGTTTCCACGGCAGACCGGAGTTTTTTTATGGGAGACCCTCCGAACACCAAGATTAGCTATGATTCTGAATAGTTCCGCAACACAGACCCTTGAGATAGGCAATTACTATTTCAATGTTGGCGGGGAAGGAGTGTATGACCTTGAGAGGGCAGAGTTTTATTTTGAAAAAGCACTGGAGATCGACCCTGAAGTACCCGATGCGTGGCATCAACTAGCGAGAATTGATTTCCTCAGAGGGCACTTTGTGGGGGCGCTTTATAAAATAAACAAGCAGATTGAAGTACATGGAGATGGACTCATGAGCTCATATTATATCCGCGGTCTCATCCTTGGGTATATGGGGCGTTATGATGAGGCAGAGAAAGATTTTCTTACATTTCTTGCCTGGGATCCGGAAAATTGGGCGATTTATAATGATCTTTCGTGGGTGTATTTTTCCGAGGGTCAGTATGGGAGATCTGCTGAATACGCAAGGAAGGGGGTTGAGTTACATCCGAATAATCCATGGCTTCTTAATATGTTTGGTATGTCTCTCGTTAATTTAGGTCAGCGAGAGGAGGGGCATG
It includes:
- a CDS encoding tetratricopeptide repeat protein, with product MILNSSATQTLEIGNYYFNVGGEGVYDLERAEFYFEKALEIDPEVPDAWHQLARIDFLRGHFVGALYKINKQIEVHGDGLMSSYYIRGLILGYMGRYDEAEKDFLTFLAWDPENWAIYNDLSWVYFSEGQYGRSAEYARKGVELHPNNPWLLNMFGMSLVNLGQREEGHVVLHEAYDRAQELTESDWHKAYPGNDPRVAREGLQNILDTISRNLTLSE